In Fimbriimonadales bacterium, the following are encoded in one genomic region:
- a CDS encoding bifunctional homocysteine S-methyltransferase/methylenetetrahydrofolate reductase — MTFLEAIRSRILIADGAMGTLLGMEGYRRLPYCLANLEAPELVRKVHHEYAEAGAEVVETNTFWAGSIRLHSFGSNASTREICLKGAELAREGAPNAYVLGAIGPCGKPLAPVGILPEEQVFQDFAEQASALFEGGVDAIILETFSDLEEMGIAIQAVKSVCDLPIVACKSFIEDGETLAEGFPLHAARKMLELGADAVGANCVVGPQRMLDIVRWMSEVGETPVVAMPTPGMPQLVRGQQVYDVTPEYFGRAAARLADGGANLIGGCCGTTPAHIRALSDALQNRNLRKRTITKIMEEERKTPLPESEPSELSRKLFKKFVITVELDLPRGLETEKVLEGSRALKERGADLIDISDGARARLRMSPMAICHIIQRDVGIETMMHVACRDRNMLALQADLLGAHALGIRNVLPVTGDPTNIGDFPSATSVFDIDAIGLVGIISRFNEGRDLAGNSIGRKCAFTIAVAFNPVARDLNVELERLERKMAAGAHLIYTQPLFEMRDAEFACEIAQKYKRPIMVGVMPLRSYRHAEFMHNEVPGIRVPDWLRKRLAEAEESDALKIGIEVAQEFAAKLPSMAQGLYLMPPFGNWKVAERVMDAVLPAQSQRAASEKSS, encoded by the coding sequence ATGACCTTTCTTGAAGCCATACGCAGCCGAATCCTCATCGCTGATGGGGCGATGGGGACGCTTTTGGGCATGGAAGGGTATAGGAGACTGCCTTATTGCCTCGCGAATTTAGAAGCCCCCGAACTCGTACGAAAGGTCCACCACGAATACGCCGAGGCTGGGGCGGAAGTGGTCGAAACGAACACCTTCTGGGCGGGGAGTATCCGATTGCATTCCTTCGGGAGTAACGCTTCTACGAGAGAAATTTGTCTAAAAGGAGCCGAACTCGCACGGGAAGGTGCTCCGAACGCGTACGTCTTAGGAGCAATCGGTCCTTGCGGGAAGCCACTCGCTCCGGTGGGAATCCTTCCGGAGGAACAGGTTTTTCAGGATTTCGCCGAGCAAGCATCCGCCCTTTTCGAGGGGGGGGTAGACGCCATCATCTTAGAGACTTTTTCCGATTTGGAAGAGATGGGAATCGCGATACAGGCGGTGAAATCCGTTTGCGATTTGCCGATTGTGGCATGCAAGAGTTTCATCGAGGATGGAGAGACACTTGCAGAAGGTTTTCCGCTGCATGCCGCTCGCAAAATGCTGGAATTGGGCGCCGATGCGGTGGGGGCGAATTGCGTGGTCGGTCCGCAAAGAATGCTCGACATCGTTCGCTGGATGTCGGAAGTCGGTGAAACGCCTGTTGTCGCAATGCCGACGCCGGGGATGCCGCAATTGGTGCGCGGTCAGCAAGTTTACGATGTAACTCCGGAGTATTTCGGTCGCGCCGCGGCAAGATTAGCAGATGGGGGGGCTAACCTGATAGGAGGCTGCTGCGGTACGACTCCGGCGCATATCCGAGCACTGAGCGATGCATTGCAAAATAGAAACTTGCGCAAAAGAACGATAACGAAAATCATGGAGGAGGAGCGCAAGACACCTCTTCCCGAAAGCGAACCAAGCGAATTGAGTCGTAAGTTGTTCAAAAAGTTCGTGATTACGGTGGAGTTGGATTTACCGAGAGGATTGGAAACGGAAAAAGTTTTAGAGGGTTCGCGCGCATTGAAAGAGAGGGGGGCGGATTTGATTGACATTAGCGATGGCGCACGCGCTCGACTGCGCATGAGCCCGATGGCGATTTGTCATATCATTCAGCGCGATGTGGGAATCGAAACGATGATGCATGTCGCATGCCGAGATAGAAATATGCTGGCATTGCAAGCAGACTTATTAGGTGCGCACGCTTTGGGAATTCGCAACGTTTTGCCGGTTACAGGTGATCCGACAAACATCGGCGATTTTCCCAGCGCAACGAGCGTTTTCGATATAGATGCCATCGGATTGGTAGGAATCATTTCGCGTTTCAATGAAGGGCGCGATTTGGCGGGCAATTCCATCGGAAGAAAATGCGCGTTTACCATAGCTGTCGCCTTCAATCCTGTAGCGCGAGATTTAAATGTAGAGTTAGAGCGATTAGAAAGAAAAATGGCAGCGGGGGCTCATTTGATTTATACGCAACCACTATTCGAGATGCGAGATGCGGAATTTGCGTGCGAAATAGCGCAAAAGTACAAACGCCCGATTATGGTGGGGGTAATGCCGTTGCGCAGTTATCGTCATGCGGAGTTTATGCACAACGAAGTTCCGGGGATACGCGTGCCCGATTGGCTCCGGAAACGACTTGCGGAAGCAGAAGAATCGGATGCGTTGAAAATCGGCATCGAAGTTGCGCAGGAGTTTGCAGCGAAATTGCCTTCGATGGCACAGGGGCTTTATCTCATGCCGCCTTTCGGGAATTGGAAAGTTGCAGAACGTGTGATGGATGCAGTGTTGCCTGCGCAATCCCAACGTGCGGCGAGTGAGAAATCATCATAG
- a CDS encoding XdhC family protein, whose product MDIIKKALELHENGEEFCLAVLIAKSGSAPQVPGAKGIFLRDGRIFGTIGGGCLEMECRRLGLQALYSGKHLVREFQLDDDFGWDDGLICGGRVQVLLLPKPEKYISAFRQALSSRGCLVYDLKEGGVRFDSIEEIERRPLRKGDLFIEPILPPERLIIFGGGHIGKELSRLGKELGFFVTLVDDRPEFVSEERVPWVQERICEQPEEFAKKIRESVMSLLQGRVVSSDISEQQASLCKDISNIQPDETYICIVTRGHRNDSKVLRSLVGLPWAYLGMIGSNRKREMIKKEMVSSGLCSEEEFERVRSPMGLEIGAEGVMEIVVSIAAELVQVRSEYRGPIAARCGQKRLVSE is encoded by the coding sequence ATGGACATTATTAAAAAGGCACTCGAATTGCATGAAAACGGGGAGGAGTTTTGCCTTGCCGTATTGATTGCGAAAAGCGGAAGTGCGCCGCAAGTGCCTGGAGCGAAAGGAATTTTTTTGCGAGACGGTCGTATCTTCGGGACGATTGGGGGGGGATGCTTGGAGATGGAATGCCGCCGATTGGGTTTGCAGGCGCTTTATTCCGGAAAGCATCTCGTTCGAGAGTTTCAATTGGATGATGATTTCGGCTGGGACGATGGGCTAATTTGCGGGGGGCGTGTGCAGGTTTTGCTTTTACCTAAACCGGAAAAGTACATATCCGCTTTTCGGCAAGCGTTGTCTTCACGGGGTTGTTTGGTATACGATTTGAAAGAGGGGGGGGTAAGATTCGATTCTATAGAGGAAATCGAGAGAAGACCTTTAAGAAAGGGGGATTTGTTCATCGAGCCGATTTTGCCGCCAGAGCGTCTGATTATTTTCGGTGGAGGTCATATCGGGAAAGAACTCTCGAGATTGGGAAAGGAATTGGGGTTTTTCGTTACCTTGGTAGATGACCGACCAGAATTCGTTTCGGAAGAACGAGTTCCTTGGGTGCAGGAGAGGATTTGCGAGCAACCTGAGGAGTTCGCAAAAAAGATACGAGAAAGCGTGATGAGCCTTTTGCAAGGGAGGGTAGTTTCGTCTGACATAAGTGAGCAGCAAGCCTCTTTATGTAAGGACATTTCGAATATCCAACCCGATGAGACCTATATTTGCATCGTAACGCGAGGGCATCGTAACGATTCGAAAGTTTTGCGCTCCTTAGTCGGCTTGCCATGGGCATATCTCGGGATGATTGGAAGCAACAGAAAGCGAGAAATGATAAAAAAAGAAATGGTTTCGAGTGGTTTGTGTAGCGAAGAAGAATTCGAAAGGGTTCGTTCGCCGATGGGTTTGGAAATCGGAGCAGAAGGAGTAATGGAGATCGTGGTGAGCATTGCTGCCGAACTCGTTCAGGTTCGCTCAGAATATCGTGGACCGATTGCGGCTCGTTGCGGGCAGAAGCGTCTTGTTTCGGAATAA
- a CDS encoding HD domain-containing phosphohydrolase, translating to MKDVEDWRTANRIARNLLNELESHNPSRKGHGDRVSVYAVACAYELGARDEDLYSLKFAAMLHDIGKLSISREILERNSAITEEERSAIRRSVLSGGEILAEEFEKRNFSFPLESRISREEFIRACKEILLHQYEGLPSDRAPLASRILHLCCAYDVMVTPQPWCKEKSEIEAIREIQNLSEKQFDPKVVEAFLKIRHLIQPIFPISWKP from the coding sequence GTGAAAGACGTGGAAGATTGGCGAACCGCCAATCGGATCGCGCGAAATCTTCTAAACGAACTCGAATCGCACAACCCTTCTCGAAAAGGGCATGGAGACCGCGTGAGCGTTTATGCCGTCGCCTGCGCCTACGAGTTGGGTGCGCGGGACGAAGATTTGTATTCGCTGAAATTCGCCGCTATGCTGCACGATATCGGAAAATTGAGCATATCCCGTGAAATCTTAGAAAGAAATTCCGCGATAACGGAAGAAGAGAGAAGCGCGATTCGAAGAAGCGTGTTATCCGGGGGGGAGATTCTTGCGGAAGAATTCGAAAAAAGAAATTTCTCTTTCCCTCTCGAATCCCGCATTTCGCGAGAGGAGTTTATTCGCGCTTGCAAAGAAATTCTTCTTCATCAATACGAAGGATTGCCATCCGATAGAGCCCCCCTTGCTTCGCGAATCCTCCATCTTTGTTGCGCTTACGATGTTATGGTGACTCCGCAACCCTGGTGCAAAGAAAAATCGGAAATCGAGGCTATTCGTGAAATACAAAACCTTTCAGAAAAACAATTCGATCCTAAAGTCGTCGAAGCATTTCTAAAAATACGTCATTTAATTCAACCGATTTTTCCTATATCTTGGAAACCCTAA
- the selA gene encoding L-seryl-tRNA(Sec) selenium transferase produces MNELFRGLPSVATLLDSEEMSKYPHTLALEACRKAIDEAREIAQASKKLPDPQSIFSRAVQIAQEMAVPYFRPVINCTGTILNTGLGRARLAKPVAEAIAKVALSHSTLEIDLESGRRGNRQTSLRKLLCRLTGAESALVVNNNAAAVMLAVNTFANGKKVLLSRGQSVEIGGSFRMPDVVRSAGGILVDVGCTNKTKVSDYEEATDSETKVLLRCHPSNFTISGFVEEPSIAELAEVASLHGLVLIDDVGSGCLIETTRYGLPHEPTIRDSLKSGSHIVTASGDKLLGGPQAGIILGKMELVDKIARNPLVRAVRIDKLTATGLEATLRLYEEGKEEEIPVIRYIARSNDEVRSLAQELKEQLNKRNIESEVTPAECEVGGGSLPGVRLPSFRVSFKKNAQEFAKALRKGDPPVIGYIAEDTFHLDMRTVEKEEIPLIASCIERVSESLK; encoded by the coding sequence GTGAATGAACTTTTCCGTGGGCTTCCGAGCGTAGCGACTCTCTTGGATTCCGAAGAGATGTCGAAATACCCACACACGCTTGCCCTCGAGGCATGCCGAAAAGCAATAGACGAAGCGCGCGAAATTGCCCAAGCGAGTAAAAAGCTCCCAGATCCGCAGAGCATATTCTCTCGAGCCGTTCAAATTGCCCAAGAGATGGCGGTCCCCTATTTCCGTCCCGTAATCAATTGCACAGGAACGATTTTGAATACTGGCTTAGGCAGAGCGAGGCTGGCAAAGCCCGTTGCCGAAGCCATCGCAAAAGTCGCGCTTTCCCATTCCACTTTGGAAATTGACTTGGAAAGCGGAAGACGCGGGAACCGACAAACCAGCCTTAGAAAACTTCTTTGCAGGCTAACCGGAGCAGAAAGCGCTTTAGTCGTCAATAACAATGCGGCAGCGGTAATGCTTGCTGTAAATACGTTCGCTAATGGGAAAAAGGTGTTGCTCTCGCGCGGGCAGAGCGTGGAAATCGGAGGGTCGTTTCGCATGCCGGACGTCGTTCGCTCTGCGGGGGGGATTTTGGTTGACGTCGGATGCACGAATAAAACGAAAGTTTCGGATTACGAAGAGGCGACAGACAGCGAAACGAAAGTCTTGCTACGATGCCATCCGAGCAACTTCACGATTTCAGGATTCGTGGAAGAGCCATCTATTGCAGAACTTGCCGAAGTCGCTTCTTTGCATGGTTTAGTTTTGATTGACGATGTAGGAAGTGGTTGTCTTATCGAGACGACTCGATATGGCCTTCCGCATGAACCGACAATTCGTGATTCTTTGAAATCGGGAAGCCACATCGTAACGGCAAGCGGCGACAAACTTTTGGGAGGACCTCAAGCCGGCATTATCTTAGGAAAAATGGAATTAGTGGATAAAATCGCGCGAAATCCCCTCGTGCGTGCAGTGCGAATCGATAAACTGACCGCAACAGGATTGGAAGCGACACTCCGTTTATACGAAGAGGGAAAAGAAGAAGAGATTCCCGTGATTCGTTATATCGCGCGAAGCAACGACGAAGTACGTTCGTTAGCGCAAGAATTAAAGGAGCAATTGAATAAACGAAACATAGAAAGCGAAGTTACTCCCGCTGAGTGCGAGGTGGGGGGAGGTTCGTTGCCGGGAGTGCGATTACCGAGTTTTCGCGTTTCCTTCAAAAAGAATGCTCAAGAATTCGCCAAAGCGCTTCGAAAGGGTGACCCCCCTGTTATAGGATATATCGCAGAGGACACTTTCCATCTCGATATGCGGACCGTAGAAAAGGAAGAAATCCCTCTTATCGCATCTTGCATCGAAAGAGTATCGGAGAGTCTGAAGTGA
- a CDS encoding twin-arginine translocase TatA/TatE family subunit, translating into MFLPLGWISGSEWIVVALVILLLFGGTKIPQLMRGLGRGVGEFRRGIEEGKRVLEEAANEAAKGDSGTEKSSPKNETPTTG; encoded by the coding sequence ATGTTTTTACCACTCGGCTGGATTTCCGGAAGCGAATGGATTGTCGTCGCTCTCGTTATCTTGTTACTTTTCGGAGGGACAAAGATTCCACAACTGATGCGTGGCCTTGGCCGCGGGGTTGGGGAGTTCCGTCGTGGAATCGAAGAAGGAAAGCGCGTGTTAGAAGAGGCAGCCAACGAGGCAGCCAAAGGCGACAGTGGGACGGAAAAGTCTTCCCCGAAGAACGAGACTCCAACGACAGGTTGA
- a CDS encoding PqqD family protein: MGMAWLKFFSRHKQWSKKQIRKAKPLRNSQIPYTELESGAVRLHVPLNLRKGIYKWVARWTEIPPTRDVELEPIGAFVWKLCDGSRTLENIVERLRQEFKISKVEAEASLLSFMETLAKRGFIVLSIPEP, from the coding sequence ATGGGAATGGCTTGGTTGAAATTTTTTTCTCGACACAAACAATGGTCGAAAAAGCAAATACGCAAGGCGAAGCCTTTGCGGAATTCGCAAATTCCTTACACGGAGTTGGAATCCGGTGCAGTTCGTTTGCATGTGCCATTGAACTTGCGCAAAGGGATTTATAAATGGGTCGCCCGTTGGACGGAAATCCCGCCGACTCGTGATGTGGAATTGGAGCCGATAGGGGCTTTCGTGTGGAAACTTTGCGATGGTTCACGCACCCTCGAGAACATCGTCGAACGGTTGCGGCAAGAATTCAAAATTTCCAAAGTAGAGGCGGAGGCATCGCTATTGAGTTTTATGGAAACATTAGCGAAAAGGGGATTCATCGTTTTATCTATTCCAGAGCCGTGA
- a CDS encoding FtsX-like permease family protein, protein MKSNIGKLKEPPLSVALQQAVKSIRMRPMRQLFTALGVMLGIALYAAVRTMQMFSSVSEKGGIAETENRLRWLVFVSLVMCFVGIMNSMLMSVTERYREIGTLKCLGALDSFIVKLFFLEALILGTIASISGGLFGILIAYVVKGFSGGWNEIAQAGFRAVPIFGTSLLLGVTIAIIAAILPAIQAAKMPAAAALRVEV, encoded by the coding sequence GTGAAATCGAACATAGGAAAACTAAAAGAGCCTCCGCTGTCGGTAGCGCTGCAACAGGCAGTAAAAAGCATTCGAATGAGACCCATGCGGCAATTGTTTACTGCATTGGGTGTCATGCTGGGAATTGCGCTTTATGCTGCGGTGCGAACGATGCAGATGTTTTCATCGGTCAGCGAAAAAGGCGGCATAGCGGAAACGGAGAACCGTTTGCGGTGGCTCGTCTTCGTCTCGCTCGTCATGTGCTTCGTCGGGATAATGAATTCGATGCTGATGAGCGTTACGGAAAGATATCGAGAAATCGGCACGTTGAAGTGTTTAGGGGCACTGGATAGCTTCATCGTGAAGTTATTTTTTCTGGAAGCGCTTATCCTCGGCACTATCGCTTCCATATCGGGGGGGCTTTTCGGAATTCTCATTGCTTATGTGGTAAAAGGTTTTTCGGGGGGATGGAATGAAATTGCTCAGGCGGGATTTCGCGCGGTTCCTATCTTCGGCACTTCGCTTCTATTGGGTGTGACGATTGCGATTATTGCTGCCATCCTTCCGGCAATTCAAGCGGCGAAAATGCCTGCTGCTGCAGCGTTGAGGGTGGAAGTATGA
- a CDS encoding ABC transporter ATP-binding protein translates to MTAVNQRNGELIVRTRDLVKEYRLGDYSVFALNGVSLDVRRGEYVSIMGPSGSGKSTLFNMIGGLDKPTKGSVYINEVDIAQLTPVELAYLRNRTIGYIFQTFNLIQVRTALENVTLPMLFAGLTAEEADEKGAQLLESVGLGDRLHHRPHELSGGQQQRVAIARALANDPAILLADEPTGNLDLKTGKEIIELLRRLNEERGLTIISATHDLKMLDVSDRIVWIRDGQIEKIETRADVELQVGHVEGVEG, encoded by the coding sequence ATGACCGCCGTGAACCAACGCAATGGCGAACTGATCGTACGCACGCGCGATTTGGTGAAAGAATATCGTTTGGGGGATTATTCGGTTTTCGCTCTCAATGGAGTTTCTCTCGATGTACGTCGCGGTGAATATGTAAGCATCATGGGTCCAAGTGGAAGTGGAAAAAGCACTTTATTCAATATGATTGGAGGGTTGGATAAGCCTACGAAAGGGAGTGTGTATATCAACGAGGTAGATATCGCTCAGTTAACACCGGTAGAGTTGGCGTATCTCCGAAATCGCACGATAGGCTACATCTTCCAAACATTCAATTTGATTCAAGTGAGAACTGCGTTGGAAAACGTTACGCTCCCGATGCTTTTTGCTGGACTGACTGCAGAGGAAGCGGATGAAAAGGGGGCGCAATTGTTAGAATCGGTCGGCTTGGGTGATCGTCTGCATCATCGCCCCCACGAACTTTCGGGGGGGCAGCAGCAGCGCGTTGCTATCGCGCGGGCATTGGCGAACGACCCTGCGATACTTTTGGCGGACGAACCAACGGGAAATTTGGATTTGAAAACCGGAAAAGAAATTATCGAATTGCTGAGAAGGCTGAACGAAGAGAGGGGGCTTACGATTATTTCCGCGACCCATGATTTGAAGATGCTCGACGTGAGCGACCGGATTGTATGGATACGAGATGGGCAGATCGAAAAAATCGAGACACGCGCAGATGTGGAGCTACAGGTTGGGCACGTAGAAGGTGTGGAAGGATAG
- the motA gene encoding flagellar motor stator protein MotA has product MLILGLLVVAFAVVGGFVIGGGNVFVLAQTAEIVVICGAGLGSILVSNPPSFLRRIMRETLGLLKPSPYSKEGYISLLKMLFYMFNHARRDGLLVLESHVERPHESEIFQRCPELLAHPEALAFLTDTTKVILTGAINSQDLMEMMEIDLEIFEHELNRPAQVLEKTGEAMPGFGIVAAVLGVIITMASIGGDPRSIGQHIAAALVGTMLGVLLCYGVFSPIAQALYHRNKQTMQYLHSIRYALFSFARGESPITCVEFARRNIDPELRPSFSEMESTVRQRLAA; this is encoded by the coding sequence ATGCTGATCTTAGGTCTTCTGGTCGTCGCCTTTGCGGTGGTCGGGGGCTTCGTCATCGGTGGAGGGAATGTCTTCGTCCTCGCCCAAACGGCGGAAATCGTCGTAATTTGCGGGGCGGGCTTGGGCTCGATATTGGTCTCGAATCCACCTTCCTTTTTGAGAAGAATCATGAGAGAGACCCTCGGATTGCTCAAGCCGAGCCCGTACTCGAAAGAAGGGTACATCTCCCTGCTCAAGATGCTTTTTTACATGTTCAACCACGCCCGGAGAGATGGGCTTTTGGTTTTAGAAAGCCACGTCGAGCGACCCCACGAGAGCGAAATCTTCCAACGATGTCCTGAACTTCTTGCACATCCTGAAGCCTTGGCATTCTTGACGGATACAACGAAAGTGATTTTGACAGGGGCAATTAATTCTCAAGATTTGATGGAGATGATGGAAATCGATTTGGAGATTTTCGAGCACGAATTGAATCGTCCAGCGCAAGTTCTCGAAAAGACGGGCGAAGCGATGCCGGGATTCGGAATCGTGGCTGCGGTTTTAGGAGTGATCATCACGATGGCATCTATCGGGGGGGATCCTCGCTCTATCGGGCAACATATTGCGGCTGCATTGGTCGGCACGATGTTGGGCGTGTTGCTTTGTTACGGTGTCTTTTCTCCCATTGCACAGGCTTTGTATCATCGCAATAAGCAAACGATGCAGTACCTTCACAGTATTCGTTATGCGCTTTTTAGTTTTGCGCGAGGGGAGAGCCCGATAACTTGTGTCGAATTTGCGAGGCGGAACATAGACCCCGAATTGCGTCCGAGTTTTTCCGAAATGGAAAGTACGGTGAGACAAAGATTAGCGGCATAA
- a CDS encoding OmpA family protein has product MAESPTPIIIRKVRKSRSAFTVGTWKVAFADFMTALMAFFLAMWVLGLDQDTRSAIAGYFKDPLRNSKKYQGRKVNNSTKPTPFEGGSVLLTEQEIAKEKDSLQKLQREVEQSLRNDDEKLANLVEIRTSEEGFIIEFLEGVGEAFFEVGSAQISPKAKQMFSRIGKALAKSNRKLVIDGHTDSRPYAPGSSIDNWDLSQQRANALFRFLCQSGVEEKNVLAIRGFADRRLKVPDDPFHSSNRRVAILVPYSWKVRNVIRSPM; this is encoded by the coding sequence ATGGCAGAATCACCGACACCCATTATCATCAGAAAAGTTCGCAAAAGCAGAAGCGCGTTTACTGTCGGCACGTGGAAAGTAGCCTTTGCGGATTTTATGACGGCATTGATGGCATTTTTCTTGGCGATGTGGGTGTTGGGATTAGACCAAGACACACGAAGTGCGATTGCCGGTTATTTCAAAGACCCATTACGGAATTCGAAAAAATATCAAGGAAGAAAAGTAAATAATTCGACGAAGCCGACTCCGTTCGAGGGGGGGTCGGTCCTTCTTACCGAACAAGAGATAGCCAAGGAGAAAGACTCCTTGCAAAAACTACAAAGAGAGGTGGAACAGAGCCTTCGAAACGACGATGAAAAATTAGCGAATCTCGTAGAGATTCGAACGAGCGAGGAAGGCTTCATCATAGAGTTTTTGGAAGGGGTAGGAGAGGCGTTTTTCGAAGTGGGCAGTGCCCAAATTTCTCCGAAAGCGAAACAAATGTTTTCCCGAATAGGAAAAGCGCTTGCGAAGAGCAATCGAAAACTCGTTATAGACGGTCACACGGATTCTCGCCCTTACGCTCCTGGTTCGAGTATAGACAACTGGGATTTGTCTCAGCAGCGCGCGAACGCACTTTTTAGATTCTTATGCCAAAGCGGAGTTGAAGAAAAAAACGTTTTGGCGATAAGGGGATTTGCGGACAGGAGATTAAAAGTACCTGACGACCCCTTTCATTCGTCCAACCGACGTGTTGCAATCCTCGTTCCGTATAGTTGGAAAGTGCGAAATGTGATACGTTCTCCCATGTAG
- a CDS encoding cysteine desulfurase family protein — MRKVYLDHAATTPLDPMVFEAMLPWLTENFHNPSSLYEGGRKARMAIDEAREQVASAIRALPGEIVFTSSGTEAANAAIVGTALAYRGKSRNRILFGSTEHVCVLDTKEILESFGYRVEIIPATLFGIDFDAFEKMMKEDVLLVAVMHANNETGAIYDASRVGEICRRYGAFYACDAVQSFGLIPVDVEKFHADLLWVASHKIYGPKGVGALYVRAGVKPKPLIVGGGQEREMRAGTENVAGIVGFAKAVELASKDTERAQRIANLRNRFIVEAEEKFESLSLPEAVSKETSQNPPPVVENRIKPLWTLPYLKEGSRVLPGHAHFRIPGANAEAVLINLDQAGIAASSGAACSSGSLEPSHVMLALGFSEKEAREALRFSFGKDNTEEDIHQGVSALVDSVGRVLRIKN, encoded by the coding sequence GTGCGAAAGGTTTATCTCGACCATGCTGCGACTACGCCTCTCGACCCGATGGTTTTCGAGGCGATGCTCCCATGGTTGACGGAGAATTTTCACAATCCGAGCAGCCTTTACGAAGGGGGAAGAAAAGCGCGAATGGCGATTGACGAGGCTCGTGAGCAAGTCGCATCTGCAATCCGCGCGTTACCGGGCGAAATCGTGTTTACCTCCTCTGGAACGGAAGCGGCGAATGCGGCGATTGTGGGGACAGCGCTCGCATATCGAGGAAAAAGTCGCAACAGAATTCTTTTCGGTTCGACGGAGCACGTTTGCGTTTTAGACACGAAAGAAATTTTGGAATCTTTCGGTTATCGTGTCGAAATCATTCCTGCAACACTTTTCGGAATAGATTTCGATGCTTTCGAAAAGATGATGAAAGAGGATGTGCTTTTGGTAGCTGTGATGCATGCGAATAACGAAACGGGTGCGATTTACGATGCATCGCGTGTTGGTGAGATTTGCAGGCGATATGGCGCTTTTTATGCGTGCGACGCTGTGCAGTCCTTCGGGTTGATTCCGGTAGATGTAGAAAAGTTTCATGCCGATTTGCTATGGGTTGCATCTCATAAAATCTATGGACCAAAAGGTGTCGGAGCGTTGTATGTTAGAGCGGGAGTGAAACCGAAACCGCTCATCGTAGGGGGGGGACAAGAGCGAGAAATGCGTGCAGGAACGGAGAACGTAGCAGGCATCGTAGGATTTGCGAAGGCTGTGGAATTGGCGTCGAAGGATACAGAAAGAGCGCAAAGGATAGCGAATTTGCGAAATCGTTTTATCGTCGAGGCAGAGGAGAAATTCGAATCGTTGTCGCTTCCTGAGGCGGTTTCGAAAGAGACATCGCAAAATCCCCCCCCTGTTGTCGAGAACAGAATAAAACCTCTTTGGACGCTTCCCTATCTAAAAGAAGGCTCGCGTGTTCTTCCCGGTCATGCTCATTTTCGCATTCCGGGAGCGAACGCAGAAGCGGTTTTGATTAATTTAGACCAAGCAGGTATCGCCGCAAGCAGCGGTGCGGCATGCAGCAGCGGTAGTTTAGAACCTTCTCACGTTATGCTTGCTCTCGGTTTTTCCGAAAAGGAAGCGAGGGAAGCGCTTCGTTTTTCTTTCGGAAAAGATAACACCGAGGAGGATATTCACCAAGGCGTTTCGGCACTCGTTGATTCGGTGGGAAGGGTTTTGAGGATCAAAAATTAA